The following coding sequences are from one Culex quinquefasciatus strain JHB chromosome 1, VPISU_Cqui_1.0_pri_paternal, whole genome shotgun sequence window:
- the LOC6052321 gene encoding mucin-19 codes for MTRPQLCAADVCSNPGVRHNNKLIQCYGGCDKSFHWKCIGLTAAGSSALRDNPGMFWFCENCKNNSLFRLHRKVGYICETVEATRILLRRVETNLESKIETCYNMIGNISKLNQLSYATLEACHGDLHNTAALDLSIRSVGDKAVESAADANGKRKLSEGSVDVDDEVAAGDDDAVQECPSKRKRNLQHSPSPAAEDLADLPTPTFASVVAGVTSPTELPEQPARSAVPPLAAPPVQPEPELPVQATDPVVEEPSVSTGNYTTSICPAEAGRDTAPQISYSEFHQYYVQFDDNGNVIRRSYDPPTQTTSTTYDPPTQTTSTTPNSPTIELAMDVSTSPASYLQTSAEHPLEAESVLPAASADGGISSCAPLPAVQHFVTGNCTNCICPAEAGQDTALPQGNSAPPTASNTPSSLEADASHLSGETPNSFLQPTSKRARHAASSTSRSANHSTQSVPANYSTHPGAFGTRCSSSAATVTTLPGLPTPNLVAPSAPLTFRAGNSRSGICPAEAAGAAAPSFGFQNVPANYSTQPGAFGTRCSSSAATVTTLPGLPTPNLVAPSTPLTFRAGNSRSGICPAEAAGAAAPSFGFQNVPANYSTQPGAFGTRCSSSAATITTLPGLPTPNLVAPSAPLTFRAANYSTQPGAFGTRCSSSAATVTTLPGLPTPNLVAPSAPLTFRAANYSTQPGAFGTRCSSSAATITTLPGLPTPNLVAPSAPLTFRAGNARSGICPAEAAGAAAPHLDSQPFQFFVSDPLPTGNLAALDQRLDNHKLTMPSKHHNQHWLGSIFLQPTELLVPGTGSSYSPTYSPSYNHH; via the exons ATGACGCGTCCGCAGCTTTGCGCGGCCGATGTCTGCAGTAACCCTGGCGTGAGGCACAACAACAAACTCATTCAGTGCTACGGCGGTTGCGACAAAAGCTTCCACTGGAAGTGTATTGGACTCACAGCTGCCGGCTCTTCAGCGCTGAGAGACAACCCAGGAATGTTTTGGTTCTGTGAAAATTGCAAGAACAACTCTCTGTTTCGGCTTCACCGCAAGGTGGGATATATTTGTGAAACAGTTGAGGCCACCCGCATTCTCCTGAGACGTGTGGAAACCAACCTCGAGTCGAAAATCGAAACTTGCTACAACATGATTGGAAACATCTCCAAGCTGAACCAGCTATCGTACGCTACTCTGGAAGCCTGCCATGGTGACTTACACAACACTGCTGCCCTGGATCTCTCTATTCGTTCGGTTGGCGATAAGGCCGTCGAATCAGCTGCTGACGCAAATGGGAAACGCAAACTCAGCGAGGGCAGCGTTGATGTAGACGACGAAGTTGCTGCCGGTGACGACGATGCTGTTCAAGAATGCCCTTCGAAGCGTAAAAGGAACCTCCAGCACAGCCCTTCTCCTGCCGCTGAAGATCTTGCCGACCTTCCCACTCCTACCTTCGCTTCTGTAGTTGCTGGTGTAACCTCACCTACCGAGCTTCCTGAACAGCCAGCCCGAAGTGCAGTACCTCCGCTCGCTGCTCCCCCCGTTCAACCTGAACCTGAACTCCCTGTTCAAGCTACCGACCCTGTGGTTGAAGAACCTTCAGTTTCCACGGGTAATTACACAACAAGTATATGTCCAGCCGAAGCAGGACGTGATACTGCACCACAAATAAGTTATTCCGAATTTCACCAGTACTATGTTCAATTCGACGACAACGGCAATGTGATTCGTCGATCTTACGACCCACCGACCCAAACGACCTCCACCACTTACGACCCACCGACTCAAACGACCTCCACCACTCCGAATTCACCTACCATCGAGCTCGCTATGGATGTTTCGACAAGCCCTGCGAGCTATCTACAGACCAGCGCCGAGCATCCACTGGAAGCCGAATCTGTTCTGCCCGCTGCTTCCGCTGATGGTGGAATCTCATCCTGTGCACCTTTGCCTGCAGTTCAACATTTTGTCACAGGTAATTGCACAAATTGTATATGTCCAGCCGAAGCTGGACAAGATACCGCACTGCCTCAAGGAAATTCCGCACCTCCCACAGCATCGAACACACCTTCATCTCTCGAAGCCGATGCTAGCCATTTGTCTGGTGAGACACCAAACTCCTTCTTACAACCAACGTCTAAACGAGCCAGGCATGCCGCATCTTCAACCTCCCGATCAGCAAACCACTCGACGCAATCAGTTCCAGCAAACTATTCGACGCACCCCGGTGCTTTCGGGACCCGCTGCTCATCCAGCGCCGCAACTGTCACCACCCTACCTGGATTACCGACGCCGAACCTAGTCGCGCCCTCCGCACCTTTAACCTTCCGTGCAGGTAATTCTCGTTCGGGTATATGTCCGGCCGAAGCCGCAGGTGCTGCCGCCCCCTCATTCGGTTTCCAAAACGTTCCAGCAAACTATTCGACGCAACCCGGTGCTTTCGGGACCCGCTGCTCATCCAGCGCCGCAACTGTCACCACCCTACCTGGATTACCGACGCCGAACCTAGTCGCGCCCTCCACACCTTTAACCTTCCGTGCAGGTAATTCTCGTTCGGGTATATGTCCGGCCGAAGCCGCAGGTGCTGCCGCCCCCTCATTCGGTTTCCAAAACGTTCCAGCAAACTATTCGACGCAACCCGGTGCTTTCGGGACCCGCTGCTCATCCAGCGCCGCAACTATCACCACCCTACCTGGATTACCGACGCCGAACCTAGTCGCGCCCTCCGCACCTTTAACCTTCCGTGCAG CAAACTATTCGACGCAACCCGGTGCTTTCGGGACCCGCTGCTCATCCAGCGCCGCAACTGTCACCACCCTACCTGGATTACCGACGCCGAACCTAGTCGCGCCCTCCGCACCTTTAACCTTCCGTGCAG CAAACTATTCGACGCAACCCGGTGCTTTCGGGACCCGCTGCTCATCCAGCGCCGCAACTATCACCACCCTACCTGGATTACCGACGCCGAACCTAGTCGCGCCCTCCGCACCTTTAACCTTCCGTGCAGGTAATGCTCGTTCGGGTATATGTCCGGCCGAAGCCGCAGGTGCTGCCGCCCCTCATTTGGATTCCCAACCGTTCCAGTTTTTCGTTTCGGATCCACTACCAACCGGCAATCTGGCAGCTCTCGATCAGCGTCTGGACAACCACAAGCTCACAATGCCTTCCAAACATCACAATCAACATTGGCTGGGTTCCATCTTCCTGCAGCCAACAGAA CTGCTCGTCCCCGGAACCGGAAGCAGCTACAGCCCCACTTACAGCCCTTCCTACAACCACCATTAG